The Oscillatoria sp. FACHB-1406 genome segment ACGTCTTTTTTGCACCAATTAATTGTACCAAAAGCGCCATAAATTGACCTTGCTCCGGTGCAATTTGCATAGTCGCTCTGGGATGATTTGCGGTTTCTTCGCGCAATTGTTTTAAAGTTTCTGATTCGCGCAAGGAAGTAGCGAGTAAGTAGTCTTGGAGTTGGGGTTCGAGTCCGAGCGTTTTTTTAGTCATGTTTTAAATTATGAGTGATGAATTACGAGTTATGAGTGAGGAATTACGAATTACGAATTACGAACTACGAATTACGAACTACGAATTACGAATTACGAATTACGAATTAAAACCAAAGGATTATCAATCTGGGGATATTGCTGTTTAATTTGCAGTAACGTTTGAATAGCTTTGGCTTTATCGCCGATCGCGATCGTGAGAGACTGTTGGGTCAGAATATCCGCCACAATCCGCGCTGCTTCCTCGCTTCCCTTCGCTTCTGCGGCTAAAAAGGCAAAAATGCGATCTTTGGAGACGCGCCCGCGATTCACCTGAGACAGAACGGTAATACAATAAGGGGATAATTGCTGCAAGCGATCGCAATTTCCCGCCGCGTAGTCTTCCAGGTAATTCGTGGCAAACGCCTGCATATCGGCGCTGGGATGCTCGCTGAATTTTAACAAATAATCTTGTCCCCAATCTGACTGGAAATGATTGATGACGAGATTTCGTCCGAATTGCCGCACTTCCTCCCGCACGCTGTCGCAAATACTCACCATGACTTCCGGAGTCCAATCCTCGCGACCAAAAGCGCTGAAGGTTGCGATCGCGAACTCCCGCGAATCAGTCCAGGTTGACTCCAATAGCCGCGCGCCTGCGATGAATTCTTGAGGATCGCGACGCATTCGATCTAAAATTTGCAAGAACATCGATCGCGCTGCCTCCCGAACTGCAAAAATTTCGTGACTGGCGAGTTGTACGATTTCCCGCGTTGAAAACTCTTGCGTCCATTCTGCAACGCGGTTTCCAAGCGCAACACCGCCCAACTCCCGCGCGGCGGAAGATTTAGCGCGTAATAATTGTAAGGCAGTATCGCGATCGATCTGCGACATCCAACCGGGAATGTTCTCGCGCAACAAGACTACGATATCAGAATGCAAGCCTTCCTGACGTTCGGGAAGCAGCAGCAGCGCGATGAATTCTCGCGCCATGCGAGTGGCGAAGTCGGGATGGGAGGTGGCGAGGCGTTCGATGAGGGAACGGACGGATTCACGTAAATCGGAAAGGTTAGAGGTTGCGATCGCGGCCAGAAAATCGTATTCTTCCAGCAATCTTTGCTCGGGCAACTGTCCGAAAAGTTGCACCCCAATGCGCCGAATCTCCTCATGAGACGAAGTAATTAACGAATCGATTAACCCCATCGGAAGTTCGGCGACGGGAATTTCGTGATTTAACAAAATTCGCGCCCCCATTTCTTGTACTTCCACGCGGGAAGAATCGAGTAAATCTTGGATTATTCCCCATCTTAATGTCCGTAATTGGGAGGCAAAACATAAGTGCAGCGTTTCTCCCGCATCCCGAATTGCCTCACCCGAATATTCTTCGCCCGATCGCGCCAACAACTCCGCCAAAACGCGCCCGACAATTCCCTGTTGTACCGCTTCTCCGAGTACCGCCTCCGACAGCAATCGCCGCGCAAATTGCCGCGTTTCGCCCTCGCAACTCAGGATCGGGGAAACGATAAACTCCGTCGAAGCCAGGAAAAAGTCTTTTGCTGCTTCTATCCATTCGTAGGCTTGCGATCGCGCCGCCGGTACCGGACAATGAACCAAGGCTTCAACTAATGCTAAATTGGGCGAACTTGCATCATACCGCTCGCGCGCAATTTCAAAAGCAAACTCAACCGTTACCTCATAAGGTTGATGCAACAGTTGGATTAACGTTTCTAACTCGATTTCCCGGTAAAAATCTCTGCAAGCGCGCAACGCTTTCACTGCAAAATGATGCACCGGGCGACAGCGACTTTCCCGCAGCAATTTTAATAAAACGTCGGGTTGTTGTTCCCATAACTCCGGAAACGCTTCCTCGCGCTGTTGAGGTTCCGCATCACCCGGTTTATAGTTCTCGCGACAGCGCCACGCTCTTGTACCATTAGGGAAATGATAGCGGGGACTATTGGTATAAAGAATTGGATTGAAAATCAAATAAACCGCAAACGCATCCCAACGGTTTTCGTATCTAATACTTTGCTGTGTCGAATAATCCCAACGACTAAAGGTTGTTTGTTTCGGATTTTGTGCGTCGCTGTCGGAATATTGCAGCAAGATTTTTGAGGCAAATTGCACGTACATCGCATCGCCTTCTTGCCCTAACTTCCGCAACGTTCGCCACACTCGTTTGCGAAAATAGCGTCGCGTTGCATAACTGTAGGAATGATAATAGCCCTGCGGTTCTTTATCGAAACGATAGGCAAGAATGCCAAATATTTCCGCATCTTGCCGGTACTCTGCCATCTTAAAAATATGCCGTATCCTTTGGACGTAATGCGTATCTTGCAGGGAAGCCGTTTTAACCAATCCTAAAAGGAAAGGACGAGTGTATTCATTATCAATTTGATAGAATGTATCAATAATTGTAAAAAGGTTACTTTTTTCAGCCCTGACATAAGCATCTACTTCATTATCCACATAGTAGGGATTCCAATAAACGTAACGCTCTACGATTAGCTTCGGAAAGCGCGATCTCCAGGGTTCGGGCAAGGCTTCTATTTTGGCATTAACCTCTTTTTTTAAATTCCGATCGTTCAGCCACTCCCAACTAAATTCTCGCTTTACCCACGCTTGAAATTCTTTAACCGCAGGCTCGATATATATCTCCTGTTGAAGATAGTTATTGGCAGCAATTGAGAAGTTGTCAGCACTACCATTGCGAGCCAATTCTTGCAACTCCTGCGGCAGTTCGGAAATTTTCTCTTCCTTCATCCGCAATCTTTCGGCTGCGGTTTCCAACTTATACAGTGCTTCCCAAGCAATCCGCTTGACAAACTCCGGCGTAGTAGGCGTTTCATAGAGATGCTGTACGTCCGCGATCGCACTCTCATCCCCGCACCATCCCAACGCCGCTACAATGCAGTAATCCCGCAGCGCATTGTTACTTCTGAGCAAGGAAATCAACGCAGGAACCGCCTCGCGCAACTTCAACTCGCCCGCTCGCCAAATAACGCGCTCTAAAGGCCAATTATCACCATCTCGTGCCATTAAGCGCCGCAAAATCGCTTCTTTTCGGGCTTCCTCGTTCCCTTCCTCCCGTTCGACGGTTGAAGGGACTTCCTGAGACTCCACCGCTTCTCGATAGCCCTTGCGCGTTTTCTCAGTTACTAATTTCTCAAAAAGTTGTTCGGCTCGGGCCAAAGTAACAGGTTGCGTTGTCTTCGTTCCCTCCTTCAAAGTTGCACCGCGCCGCCCGTAGCGAAAATTCACTAAATAGCCGCCTCCAACTTGACAGAGATCTACTTCGTAAACTTTATCGGAGGTTCCTTCCTGAAAAGAAAGCGTCATTCGTCTAATAAGTTCCATAATTTTTGAGGTGGAAATAATGGATAAAAATTACGATCGCTCGTTAACGGGTTTGAATACTGGGAACGTTTAATTTGACTTTTTTACAGACTTGCGATAAGACTCAAATTAATGATGGGTTAAATTTCTGATATTAACAATACCAATACCAAATTGATGTCAAACTGCATAGAATCAAAAGTAGTGCCGTGACACAGCTAAAACTGTGCGATAGGTTTCTCGTTCTATTGCTTACTCGATCGGGTTTCAAGAGTTTTTCTAAAGCCTCATTTAAGGTGTGTCACGGCAGTAGGGTGCGTTAGCGAAGCGTAACGCACCATCATCTTAACCCAAAATTGAGGGAAGTCGATTCTGTACAACATTAATGGGTAGGGGCGAATGCCATTCGCCCGCGCGGTGTACCCACGCAAACGAAAAATGCTATAACACCGGCGTTATCCCAATTCTCAGTTACGATGCACTAAATTTTTCGTCGTAGGGGCAGCCACATTGTTATGCCCTCTTCGGGAATCGTGCAAAATCAATGAGAATTGGTATTACGGGTTAACCGAATCGCAGCAAGGCGGTTAGAAAGCGTTAGGGGTAGTGGAGGAATCGGGAAAGGCGGTAATGGGTTTTTCTAGAGGTTGCCGCGTCGGAGGTTCCCTAACTGCTGAAATTACGGTTAATCCCCCTACCTTTTTCGGTTTCTGCGACTGAAATTTTCAGTCCCCTTTGACACAATGAGAGTGT includes the following:
- a CDS encoding WGR domain-containing protein, whose translation is MELIRRMTLSFQEGTSDKVYEVDLCQVGGGYLVNFRYGRRGATLKEGTKTTQPVTLARAEQLFEKLVTEKTRKGYREAVESQEVPSTVEREEGNEEARKEAILRRLMARDGDNWPLERVIWRAGELKLREAVPALISLLRSNNALRDYCIVAALGWCGDESAIADVQHLYETPTTPEFVKRIAWEALYKLETAAERLRMKEEKISELPQELQELARNGSADNFSIAANNYLQQEIYIEPAVKEFQAWVKREFSWEWLNDRNLKKEVNAKIEALPEPWRSRFPKLIVERYVYWNPYYVDNEVDAYVRAEKSNLFTIIDTFYQIDNEYTRPFLLGLVKTASLQDTHYVQRIRHIFKMAEYRQDAEIFGILAYRFDKEPQGYYHSYSYATRRYFRKRVWRTLRKLGQEGDAMYVQFASKILLQYSDSDAQNPKQTTFSRWDYSTQQSIRYENRWDAFAVYLIFNPILYTNSPRYHFPNGTRAWRCRENYKPGDAEPQQREEAFPELWEQQPDVLLKLLRESRCRPVHHFAVKALRACRDFYREIELETLIQLLHQPYEVTVEFAFEIARERYDASSPNLALVEALVHCPVPAARSQAYEWIEAAKDFFLASTEFIVSPILSCEGETRQFARRLLSEAVLGEAVQQGIVGRVLAELLARSGEEYSGEAIRDAGETLHLCFASQLRTLRWGIIQDLLDSSRVEVQEMGARILLNHEIPVAELPMGLIDSLITSSHEEIRRIGVQLFGQLPEQRLLEEYDFLAAIATSNLSDLRESVRSLIERLATSHPDFATRMAREFIALLLLPERQEGLHSDIVVLLRENIPGWMSQIDRDTALQLLRAKSSAARELGGVALGNRVAEWTQEFSTREIVQLASHEIFAVREAARSMFLQILDRMRRDPQEFIAGARLLESTWTDSREFAIATFSAFGREDWTPEVMVSICDSVREEVRQFGRNLVINHFQSDWGQDYLLKFSEHPSADMQAFATNYLEDYAAGNCDRLQQLSPYCITVLSQVNRGRVSKDRIFAFLAAEAKGSEEAARIVADILTQQSLTIAIGDKAKAIQTLLQIKQQYPQIDNPLVLIRNS